A stretch of DNA from Aciduliprofundum sp. MAR08-339:
CTGATGAGGCGGCAGATTATATCGTAGAGAACGGAGAACCTGAGAACATCATACCTGAGGAGGATTCCAACGAGAGAAGGGCAGCCATTTACACTGGATTTGCCTACATAACTGGGGTGTTCTTTCCTGTCGTGCCATATTTCATAGCCCCAAACTCCCTCATAGCACTTCCTTTCTCCATACTATTTGCAGCGATTGCATTGAGCCTTGTCTCCATGATCATCTCCGTAATGTCAGGCATATCCGTGAAAAAGAAGGTTACCGAAATGGTGGTGCTTGGTCTCGGAGCAGCCGCCCTGTCCTACATATTCGGGTACATAATCAACATATTCTTCGGAGCCTCCATATAGGCAAAAAAGTTTTAAATAGAGAAAAATAATACACACCCGCACGGGGCCGTAGCTTAGCATGGTTGGAGCACCCGGCTGATAGAGCCCCTTTGGAAAAGGTGCTTTACCCCCAAAGGGCTGCAGAGACCGGGAGGTCGCCGGTTCAAATCCGGTCGGCCCCATTTCTTATTTTACCGGTCCCATCCAAATTTGAACTTTTCACATATATCACCTCCTCTATTTTTCCTTTATTTCGTGGGTTTCTACATCATATCCTCCAAATAGGTTATCCTTCTCGTAAATCTGAGATAGAGTTATTGAGCTCAGTAATGACTTGAGATAAATCTGAGTGGTGGATAGCTTTGCATGGCCCAAATACTGCCTTATTGCCTCAAGATCCACACCCTTTAAATAAAGATCCACGGCCCTCCAATGTCGGCAACTGTGAGGATGCAATGGCTTACCCAAGGCCTTCGCTATGGTCCAGAAAATAGTCCCTATGGTCTTTATGTGGATCCTCCCTTGGGATGTGGTGAAAAGTGCATATTTGTCAGATGGAATCCTGTAATATTTGATATAATCATAGGTTAATTTCCATACCTCCTTTGGCATTGGAATTTTCCTAGATACATTCATCTTACTGTCTCTTATGCTGATCCACCTTTCATTAACATCTCCTACATTTAAATTAGCAATCTCGGATCTCCTCAAGGCTAAAAACGCATACCTTACAATTAACTGGTTTCTCCTGGTAATCCCTGGATTAGGCCATTTGAAGTTTAATATGAATTCCATATCTTCCTCCGATGGAATATATATCTCCCTTACGCTACGGGTGGCCCAGGTTTTAAGCTTTATATCCTTACCCAGAAATCTCATATATGCGTTTATCGCCTTTATGTCATGGTTTAATGCAACTTTACCCCTTTGCATCTCCTGATCCATTAGCCATAATGTGAGATCAGTTTTTGAGATGTTGTTAAGATCTATCTGCTGAAAAATCCTCCTCAGTCTACGATCATAATCGTCTATCGTTGCTCGCCGATATCTCTCGTTATACATCCACATCAGAAATTCATCACGGTTATAACTCACTCCCTCACCCCAACATCAGGGCCCGGGGAGTACTTCAGCTCCCCAAGGCCAGACATCCCATCCTCTTCCAGCATCTCAAAAAGATAAGATCTTCCTTCATCGGTTATTCGGTACACCCAGATTACACGCCCGTGATTGCTTGGAACCCCTGACTTCACCACACCAACCTCTTTGAGATAACCTTTCCTTTTCAGTGCCCCGATCACGGCACCCAGCACCTTCTTGTTCACTCCAGGAGGGCAGTACTCTCGTAGGTCATCAGCCGTGATTGTTTCCTTTTCAGATGCGAGTTTCAAGGCAATGATTTTCAGCTGCTCATAAACTGGACGGCCCTCAAAATAGCGTGGCAAAACAAAAGATGCAAACGGATCCTTGTAATCGTCCAGCCGCAGCTGCCCACGCATCATTACTCGTCACCATTAATCTTTTTGCGCATCTCAAAGCACTCTTCAAGCGTTCTGCCGCGGCAGTACTCATCCAAAAACTCCTTCTCTCTCAGCTTCATTCCCCGCTCACCCCTACATCTATCCACTCGCCTGTGAGTGGGTGTAGCATCTTCACATTGCGAAAACGGAGATGCCCGAATCTTCGCCTGAACTCTGTGAGAAAATCCTCGCCAACAACATCAACCTCAGTCCAATAGCCATCTTTTCCGTAACTATTCCAGATTTCACATTTGTATATCATTCCCCGCTCACCTCCGCAAACTCACTCAAAAATTTCTGACCAGATCCAGTTAGATGATCCGTGTAATCAAATGCGATTACTCCCCCACATCTTTTACATCTGTATTCCTTAAATCCCCCGTGAAAACCAATATATTC
This window harbors:
- a CDS encoding tyrosine-type recombinase/integrase, which gives rise to MSYNRDEFLMWMYNERYRRATIDDYDRRLRRIFQQIDLNNISKTDLTLWLMDQEMQRGKVALNHDIKAINAYMRFLGKDIKLKTWATRSVREIYIPSEEDMEFILNFKWPNPGITRRNQLIVRYAFLALRRSEIANLNVGDVNERWISIRDSKMNVSRKIPMPKEVWKLTYDYIKYYRIPSDKYALFTTSQGRIHIKTIGTIFWTIAKALGKPLHPHSCRHWRAVDLYLKGVDLEAIRQYLGHAKLSTTQIYLKSLLSSITLSQIYEKDNLFGGYDVETHEIKEK